In Amycolatopsis methanolica 239, a single genomic region encodes these proteins:
- a CDS encoding alcohol dehydrogenase catalytic domain-containing protein: MPGHEWSGTVVELGPGTDPELLGKPVVGEGFRNCGRCAPCRRGDTTLCTAEYDETGFTQPGGWADELRIPARLLHVQPDGADLRAAALLEPAACMAAATLLAAVVPGERVAVIGGGTLGLLATQLLAASGPAELVVVDPRASRAVPASRFRGATGFYSPGAARAGSTWWWRRRARRARGRRRCGCAAAAAGWC, encoded by the coding sequence GTGCCCGGGCACGAATGGTCGGGCACGGTCGTCGAGCTGGGGCCGGGCACGGACCCGGAGCTGCTCGGCAAACCCGTGGTGGGCGAGGGGTTCCGCAACTGTGGCCGGTGCGCCCCGTGCCGGCGCGGCGACACGACCCTGTGCACCGCCGAGTACGACGAGACGGGCTTCACCCAGCCCGGCGGGTGGGCCGACGAGCTGCGAATTCCGGCGCGGCTGCTGCACGTGCAGCCCGACGGCGCCGACCTGCGTGCCGCGGCGCTGCTGGAACCGGCGGCGTGCATGGCGGCGGCGACGCTGCTCGCGGCGGTCGTGCCGGGGGAACGGGTGGCGGTGATCGGCGGCGGCACGCTCGGCCTGCTGGCGACGCAGCTGCTGGCGGCGAGCGGCCCGGCGGAACTGGTCGTGGTGGACCCGCGGGCATCCCGTGCGGTGCCCGCGTCCCGATTCCGCGGCGCGACCGGCTTCTACAGCCCGGGCGCGGCGCGGGCGGGTTCGACGTGGTGGTGGAGGCGGCGGGCGCGCCGGGCACGGGGGCGCAGGCGGTGCGGATGTGCCGCCGCGGCGGCCGGGTGGTGCTGA
- a CDS encoding alcohol dehydrogenase catalytic domain-containing protein has product MGRAVVVEAPGKLSVVRTEPEDPGHGEVVVRVEWAGICGSDREVLAGTRAEGFVR; this is encoded by the coding sequence ATGGGGCGCGCGGTCGTCGTCGAGGCGCCGGGCAAGCTGAGCGTCGTGCGGACCGAGCCGGAGGACCCCGGCCATGGCGAGGTCGTCGTGCGCGTCGAGTGGGCCGGGATCTGCGGGTCGGACCGCGAGGTGCTGGCCGGGACGCGGGCCGAGGGATTCGTGAGGTAA
- a CDS encoding carboxyl transferase domain-containing protein codes for MRESARAVIGSVCSGFTELPAPPSAESGVDGPIGWPGYDSARARAASRTGESESVVCGVGKFGGTEATVIAWEFGFLGGSLGRRTGDRIEAAFERARELRTPVVSMIATGGSRMQEGMAALTQLQRIARQAALTRAAGLAQVAVVRDPTTGGGWATLGAGSDVALALPGAQVGFAGSRVRPSGDASAYTAESQLASGHVDQIVPAAELGERLGRWLSLLTGADGQPAEPPSALGCGELPADGWAAVQAARAPSRPRAESYLDAYFDWREDISGDRCGGVDPGVRCGFGMRGGVTVAYAAQCGTATLPSGFRTAARLIRLADRLGIPVLTLVDTPGAANDPAAERAGAGAAIAEVFAAVAGASVPVTTLVIGEGGSGGALAFAHPERTWVTPDSYFSVTSPEAAASILKRPPEEVPATANQLRLRPQDLVELGVVRGIVGR; via the coding sequence ATGCGTGAGAGCGCCCGCGCGGTGATCGGCTCGGTGTGCTCCGGGTTCACCGAGCTGCCCGCGCCACCCAGTGCGGAGTCCGGTGTAGACGGTCCGATCGGCTGGCCGGGCTACGACTCCGCGCGCGCCAGGGCCGCTTCCCGGACCGGCGAGTCGGAGTCGGTGGTGTGTGGTGTCGGCAAGTTCGGCGGCACCGAGGCGACCGTGATCGCGTGGGAGTTCGGATTCCTCGGCGGGTCGCTCGGGCGGCGCACCGGCGACCGGATCGAGGCGGCGTTCGAGCGGGCGCGGGAGCTGCGAACGCCGGTCGTGTCGATGATCGCGACCGGCGGCAGCCGGATGCAGGAGGGCATGGCCGCGCTGACCCAGCTGCAGCGGATCGCGCGGCAGGCGGCGCTGACGCGGGCCGCCGGGTTGGCGCAGGTCGCGGTCGTGCGGGACCCGACGACCGGCGGCGGCTGGGCCACGCTCGGCGCCGGTTCGGACGTGGCGCTTGCCCTGCCCGGGGCGCAGGTCGGGTTCGCCGGGTCGCGGGTGCGGCCATCCGGTGACGCGTCGGCGTACACGGCGGAGTCGCAGCTGGCGTCCGGGCACGTGGACCAGATCGTTCCGGCGGCGGAGCTGGGCGAGCGGCTGGGCCGGTGGTTGTCATTGCTGACGGGGGCGGACGGACAGCCCGCGGAGCCACCGTCGGCTTTGGGATGCGGTGAGCTGCCGGCGGACGGCTGGGCCGCGGTGCAGGCGGCGCGTGCTCCATCACGTCCGCGGGCCGAGTCCTATTTGGACGCCTATTTCGACTGGCGGGAGGACATCAGCGGCGACCGGTGCGGCGGGGTGGATCCCGGGGTGCGGTGCGGGTTCGGGATGCGCGGTGGCGTGACGGTCGCCTACGCCGCCCAGTGCGGGACCGCGACGCTGCCATCGGGTTTCCGCACGGCGGCGCGGCTGATCCGGCTGGCCGACCGGTTGGGGATCCCGGTGCTCACGCTGGTGGACACCCCGGGCGCGGCCAACGACCCGGCGGCCGAGCGGGCGGGCGCGGGCGCGGCGATCGCGGAGGTCTTCGCGGCGGTGGCCGGGGCGTCGGTGCCGGTGACGACGCTGGTGATCGGCGAGGGCGGCTCCGGGGGCGCGCTGGCGTTCGCCCACCCCGAGCGGACGTGGGTGACGCCGGACAGCTACTTCTCGGTGACGTCCCCGGAAGCGGCGGCGTCGATCCTGAAGCGCCCGCCCGAAGAGGTCCCGGCGACGGCGAACCAGCTGCGGTTGCGGCCGCAGGACCTGGTGGAGCTCGGCGTGGTGCGGGGGATCGTGGGACGCTGA